One segment of Candidatus Cybelea sp. DNA contains the following:
- a CDS encoding PadR family transcriptional regulator has translation MSAATFYILVALAQGDRHGYAIIKEIQDFTVGEVVLLPGTLYRLIGQLCRDKWIAEVRGAPSDDPRRRYYRLTPGGRKALAAEVARLESMVKLVRKNQLLAREA, from the coding sequence GTGAGCGCCGCCACATTTTATATTCTCGTCGCATTGGCCCAAGGCGACCGGCACGGCTACGCGATCATCAAAGAAATTCAAGACTTTACCGTGGGTGAAGTCGTATTGCTGCCTGGGACGCTCTACCGGCTGATCGGCCAGCTCTGCCGCGATAAGTGGATCGCCGAAGTGCGCGGCGCGCCGAGCGACGACCCGCGCCGGCGCTACTATCGGCTGACGCCGGGCGGTCGAAAAGCGCTCGCCGCCGAAGTCGCGCGGCTCGAAAGCATGGTCAAGCTCGTGCGAAAGAACCAGCTGCTGGCCCGCGAGGCGTAA